A portion of the Phacochoerus africanus isolate WHEZ1 chromosome 5, ROS_Pafr_v1, whole genome shotgun sequence genome contains these proteins:
- the DCTN1 gene encoding dynactin subunit 1 isoform X1 yields MSAEASARPLRVGSRVEVIGKGHRGTVAYVGATLFATGKWVGVILDEAKGKNDGTVQGRKYFTCDEGHGIFVRQSQIQVFEDGADTTSPETPDSSASKVLRREGTDSNAKTSKLPTRPASTGVAGASSSLGPSGSASAGELSSSEPSTPAQTPLAAPIIPTPALTSPGAAPPLPSPSKEEEGLRAQVRDLEEKLETLRLKRAEDKAKLKELEKHKIQLEQVQEWKSKMQEQQADLQRRLKEARKEAKEALEAKERYMEEMADTADAIEMATLDKEMAEERAESLQQEVEALKERVDELTTDLEILKAEIEEKGSDGAASSYQLKQLEEQNARLKDALVRMRDLSSSEKQEHVKLQKLMEKKNQELEVVRQQRERLQEELSQAESTIDELKEQVDAALGAEEMVEMLTDRNLNLEEKVRELRETVGDLEAMNEMNDELQENARETELELREQLDMAGARVREAQKRVEAAQETVADYQQTIKKYRQLTAHLQDVNRELTNQQEASVERQQQPPPETFDFKIKFAETKAHAKAIEMELRQMEVAQANRHMSLLTAFMPDSFLRPGGDHDCVLVLLLMPRLICKAELIRKQAQEKFDLSENCSERPGLRGAAGEQLSFAAGLVYSLSLLQATLHRYEHALSQCSVDVYKKVGSLYPEMSAHERSLDFLIELLHKDQLDETVNVEPLTKAIKYYQHLYSIHLAEQPEDSTMQLADHIKFTQSALDCMSVEVGRLRAFLQGGQEASDIALLLRDLETSCSDIRQFCKKIRRRMPGTDAPGIPAALAFGAQVSDTLLDCRKHLTWVVAVLQEVAAAAAQLIAPLAENEGLPVAALEELAFKASEQVGWGGWAEGGAGGVRWPVWDFHHCPWLLQIYGTPSSSPYECLRQSCNILISTMNKLATAMQEGEYDAERPPSKPPPVELRAAALRAEITDAEGLGLKLEDRETVIKELKKSLKIKGEELSEANVRLSLLEKKLDSAAKDADERIEKVQTRLEETQALLRKKEKEFEETMDALQADIDQLEAEKAELKQRLNSQSKRTIEGIRGPPPSGIATLVSGIAGGGAPGQAPGIVPGPGLVKDSPLLLQQISAMRLHISQLQHENSVLKGAQMKASLAALPPLHVAKLSLPPHEGPGSELAAGALYRKTNQLLETLNQLSTHTHVVDITRSSPAAKSPSAQLLEQVTQLKSLSDTIEKLKDEVLKETVSQRPGATVPTDFATFPSSAFLRAKEEQQDDTVYMGKVTFSCAAGLGQRHRLVLTQEQLHQLHGRLIS; encoded by the exons ATGAGTGCAGAGGCAAGTGCCCGGCCTCTGCGAGTGGGCTCCCGTGTGGAGGTGATTGGAAAAGGCCACCGTGGCACTGTGGCCTATGTTGGGGCCACCCTCTTTGCCACTGGCAAATGGGTAGGCGTGATTCTGGATGAAGCAAAGGGCAAGAATGATGGAACCGTCCAAGGCAGGAAATATTTTACTTGCGATGAAGGGCATGGCATCTTTGTTCGCCAGTCCCAG ATCCAGGTATTTGAAGATGGAGCAGATACTACTTCCCCAGAGACACCTGATTCTTCTGCCTCCAAGGTCCTCAGAAGAG AGGGAACTGATTCAAATGCAAAGACCAGCAAACTG CCCACCCGCCCAGCCAGTACTGGTGTGGCTGGGGCCAGTAGCTCCCTGGGCCCCTCTGGCTCAGCATCAGCAGGTGAGCTGAGCAGCAGTGAGCCCAGCACTCCAGCTCAGACTCCTCTGGCAGCACCCATCATTCCCACGCCAGCCCTCACCTCTCCTGGAGCAgctcccccacttccttccccctctAAG gaggaggaggggctgagggccCAGGTGCGGGACCTGGAGGAGAAACTGGAGACCCTGCGACTGAAACGTGCAGAAGACAAGGCAAAGCTAAAAGAGCTGGAAAAACACAAGATCCAGCTGGAGCAGGTGcaggaatggaaaagcaaaatgcAAGAGCAGCAGGCAGACCTGCAGCGGCGCCTCAAGGAGGCGCGCAAG GAAGCCAAGGAGGCACTGGAGGCCAAGGAACGCTACATGGAGGAGATGGCTGACACTGCCGATGCCATTGAGATGGCCACTCTGGACAAGGAGATGGCTGAGGAGCGGGCTGAGTCCCTGCAGCAGGAGGTGGAGGCGCTGAAGGAGCGTGTGGACGAGCTCACCACTGACTTGGAGATCCTCAAGGCTGAGATTGAAGAGAAGG GCTCAGATGGCGCTGCGTCCAGTTATCAGCTCAAGCAGCTGGAGGAGCAGAACGCCCGCCTAAAGGATGCCCTGGTGAG GATGCGGGATCTTTCGTCCTCAGAGAAGCAGGAGCATGTGAAACTCCAGAAGCTCATGGAAAAGAAGAACCAAGAGCTGGAAGTTGTGAGGCAACAGCGGGAGCGTCTGCAGGAGGAGCTGAGCCAGGCAGAGAGCACCATTGATGAGCTCAAGGAGCAG GTGGATGCTGCTCTGGGTGCTGAGGAGATGGTAGAGATGCTGACAGACCGCAACCTGAATCTGGAAGAGAAAGTGCGGGAATTGAGAGAGACCGTGGGGGACTTG GAAGCGATGAATGAGATGAATGATGAGCTGCAGGAGAATGCACGGGAGACAGAACTGGAGCTGCGGGAGCAGCTGGATATGGCGGGTGCGCGGGTACGAGAAGCTCAGAAGCGGGTGGAGGCGGCCCAGGAGACGGTTGCGGACTATCAGCAAACCATCAAGAAGTATCGCCAGCTGACCGCCCACCTGCAG GATGTGAATCGGGAACTAACAAACCAGCAGGAAGCATCTGTGGAGAGGCAGCAGCAGCCCCCTCCGGAGACTTTTGACTTCAAAATCAAGTTTGCTGAGACTAAGGCCCATGCCAAG GCCATTGAGATGGAATTGAGGCAGATGGAGGTGGCGCAGGCCAACCGGCACATGTCCCTGCTGACAGCCTTCATGCCCGACAGCTTCCTTCGCCCAGGTGGGGACCACGACTGTGTCCTGGTGCTCCTGCTCATGCCTCGTCTCATTTGCAAG GCAGAGCTCATCCGGAAGCAGGCCCAGGAGAAGTTTGATCTAAGTGAGAACTGTTCAGAGCGGCCTGGACTTCGAGGAGCTGCAGGGGAGCAGCTCAGCTTTGCTGCCGGGCTGGTGTACTCACTGAGTTTGCTGCAGGCCACACTCCACCGTTATGAGCA TGCCCTCTCTCAGTGCAGCGTGGATGTGTATAAGAAGGTGGGCAGCCTCTACCCAGAGATGAGTGCCCATGAGCGCTCCCTGGACTTCCTCATTGAGCTGCTGCACAAGGATCAGCTGGATGAGACTGTCAATGTAGAGCCTCTCACCAAGGCCATCAAGTACTACCAG CATCTGTATAGCATCCACCTCGCTGAACAACCTGAGGACAGTACCATGCAGCTGGCTGACCACATTAAG TTCACGCAGAGTGCCCTGGACTGCATGAGTGTGGAGGTGGGACGGCTGCGGGCCTTCCTCCAG GGTGGGCAGGAGGCCTCAGATATTGCCCTCCTGCTCCGGGACCTGGAAACATCGTGCAGTGATATCCGGCAGTTCTGCAAAAAGATCCGAAGGCGAATGCCAGGGACGGACGCTcctgggatcccagctgcactGGCCTTTGGAGCACAG GTGTCCGACACACTCCTCGACTGCAGGAAACACTTGACGTGGGTGGTGGCTGTGCTGCAAGAggtggcagctgctgctgcccagcTCATTGCCCCGCTGGCTGAAAATGAGGGACTGCCTGTGGCTGCCCTGGAGGAGCTGGCTTTCAAAGCAAGCGAGCAGGTAGGCTGGGGTGGCTGGGCAGAAGGCGGTGCTGGGGGAGTCAGGTGGCCAGTGTGGGATTTTCACCACTGCCCTTGGCTCCTCCAGATTTACGGGACCCCCTCCAGCAGCCCCTATGAGTGTCTGCGCCAGTCATGCAACATCCTCATCAGTACTATGAACAAGCTGGCCACGGCCATGCAGGAGGGAGAGTATGATGCAGAGCGGCCCCCTAGCAAG CCGCCCCCAGTTGAGCTGCGGGCTGCAGCCCTTCGTGCAGAGATCACGGATGCCGAAGGCCTGGGTTTGAAGCTTGAAGATCGAGAAACAGTTATTAAGGAGTTGAAGAAGTCACTCAAGATCAAG GGGGAGGAGCTCAGTGAGGCCAATGTGCGGCTGAGCCTCCTGGAGAAGAAGCTGGACAGTGCTGCCAAGGATGCAGATGAGCGCATCGAGAAAGTCCAGACTCGGCTGGAGGAGACCCAGGCGCTGCTGCGGAAGAAGGAGAA AGAGTTTGAGGAGACGATGGATGCACTTCAGGCTGACATTGACCAGCTGGAGGCAGAGAAGGCAGAGTTAAAGCAACGGCTGAACAGCCAGTCCAAGCGCACAATCGAGGGGATCCGGGGGCCCCCTCCCTCGGGTATTGCTACCCTGGTCTCTGGCATCGCTGGTG GAGGTGCCCCTGGGCAGGCTCCAGGGAttgtgccaggcccagggctggtGAAGGACTCACCACTGCTGCTTCAGCAGATCTCTGCCATGAGGCTGCACATCTCCCAGCTCCAGCATGAGAACAGCGTCCTCAAG GGAGCCCAGATGAAAGCATCCTTGgcagccctgccccctctgcACGTGGCAAagctctccctcccaccccatgaGGGCCCTGGCAGTGAGCTAGCTGCTGGAGCGCTGTATCGTAAGACCAACCAGCTGCTGGAGACGTTGAATCAGCTGAGCACGCACACCCATGTAGTGGACATCACCCGCTCCAGCCCTG CTGCCAAGAGCCCATCGGCCCAGCTCCTGGAGCAAGTGACTCAACTCAAGTCCCTAAGCGACACCATTGAGAAGCTCAAG GACGAAGTCCTTAAGGAGACCGTATCTCAGCGCCCTGGAGCCACGGTCCCCACCGACTTTGCCACCTTCCCTTCATCAGCCTTCCTCAGG
- the DCTN1 gene encoding dynactin subunit 1 isoform X2 gives MSAEASARPLRVGSRVEVIGKGHRGTVAYVGATLFATGKWVGVILDEAKGKNDGTVQGRKYFTCDEGHGIFVRQSQIQVFEDGADTTSPETPDSSASKVLRREGTDSNAKTSKLTTTRRPKPTRPASTGVAGASSSLGPSGSASAGELSSSEPSTPAQTPLAAPIIPTPALTSPGAAPPLPSPSKEEEGLRAQVRDLEEKLETLRLKRAEDKAKLKELEKHKIQLEQVQEWKSKMQEQQADLQRRLKEARKEAKEALEAKERYMEEMADTADAIEMATLDKEMAEERAESLQQEVEALKERVDELTTDLEILKAEIEEKGSDGAASSYQLKQLEEQNARLKDALVRMRDLSSSEKQEHVKLQKLMEKKNQELEVVRQQRERLQEELSQAESTIDELKEQVDAALGAEEMVEMLTDRNLNLEEKVRELRETVGDLEAMNEMNDELQENARETELELREQLDMAGARVREAQKRVEAAQETVADYQQTIKKYRQLTAHLQDVNRELTNQQEASVERQQQPPPETFDFKIKFAETKAHAKAIEMELRQMEVAQANRHMSLLTAFMPDSFLRPGGDHDCVLVLLLMPRLICKAELIRKQAQEKFDLSENCSERPGLRGAAGEQLSFAAGLVYSLSLLQATLHRYEHALSQCSVDVYKKVGSLYPEMSAHERSLDFLIELLHKDQLDETVNVEPLTKAIKYYQHLYSIHLAEQPEDSTMQLADHIKFTQSALDCMSVEVGRLRAFLQGGQEASDIALLLRDLETSCSDIRQFCKKIRRRMPGTDAPGIPAALAFGAQVSDTLLDCRKHLTWVVAVLQEVAAAAAQLIAPLAENEGLPVAALEELAFKASEQIYGTPSSSPYECLRQSCNILISTMNKLATAMQEGEYDAERPPSKPPPVELRAAALRAEITDAEGLGLKLEDRETVIKELKKSLKIKGEELSEANVRLSLLEKKLDSAAKDADERIEKVQTRLEETQALLRKKEKEFEETMDALQADIDQLEAEKAELKQRLNSQSKRTIEGIRGPPPSGIATLVSGIAGEEQQRGGAPGQAPGIVPGPGLVKDSPLLLQQISAMRLHISQLQHENSVLKGAQMKASLAALPPLHVAKLSLPPHEGPGSELAAGALYRKTNQLLETLNQLSTHTHVVDITRSSPAAKSPSAQLLEQVTQLKSLSDTIEKLKDEVLKETVSQRPGATVPTDFATFPSSAFLRAKEEQQDDTVYMGKVTFSCAAGLGQRHRLVLTQEQLHQLHGRLIS, from the exons ATGAGTGCAGAGGCAAGTGCCCGGCCTCTGCGAGTGGGCTCCCGTGTGGAGGTGATTGGAAAAGGCCACCGTGGCACTGTGGCCTATGTTGGGGCCACCCTCTTTGCCACTGGCAAATGGGTAGGCGTGATTCTGGATGAAGCAAAGGGCAAGAATGATGGAACCGTCCAAGGCAGGAAATATTTTACTTGCGATGAAGGGCATGGCATCTTTGTTCGCCAGTCCCAG ATCCAGGTATTTGAAGATGGAGCAGATACTACTTCCCCAGAGACACCTGATTCTTCTGCCTCCAAGGTCCTCAGAAGAG AGGGAACTGATTCAAATGCAAAGACCAGCAAACTG ACTACAACTCGGCGGCCCAAG CCCACCCGCCCAGCCAGTACTGGTGTGGCTGGGGCCAGTAGCTCCCTGGGCCCCTCTGGCTCAGCATCAGCAGGTGAGCTGAGCAGCAGTGAGCCCAGCACTCCAGCTCAGACTCCTCTGGCAGCACCCATCATTCCCACGCCAGCCCTCACCTCTCCTGGAGCAgctcccccacttccttccccctctAAG gaggaggaggggctgagggccCAGGTGCGGGACCTGGAGGAGAAACTGGAGACCCTGCGACTGAAACGTGCAGAAGACAAGGCAAAGCTAAAAGAGCTGGAAAAACACAAGATCCAGCTGGAGCAGGTGcaggaatggaaaagcaaaatgcAAGAGCAGCAGGCAGACCTGCAGCGGCGCCTCAAGGAGGCGCGCAAG GAAGCCAAGGAGGCACTGGAGGCCAAGGAACGCTACATGGAGGAGATGGCTGACACTGCCGATGCCATTGAGATGGCCACTCTGGACAAGGAGATGGCTGAGGAGCGGGCTGAGTCCCTGCAGCAGGAGGTGGAGGCGCTGAAGGAGCGTGTGGACGAGCTCACCACTGACTTGGAGATCCTCAAGGCTGAGATTGAAGAGAAGG GCTCAGATGGCGCTGCGTCCAGTTATCAGCTCAAGCAGCTGGAGGAGCAGAACGCCCGCCTAAAGGATGCCCTGGTGAG GATGCGGGATCTTTCGTCCTCAGAGAAGCAGGAGCATGTGAAACTCCAGAAGCTCATGGAAAAGAAGAACCAAGAGCTGGAAGTTGTGAGGCAACAGCGGGAGCGTCTGCAGGAGGAGCTGAGCCAGGCAGAGAGCACCATTGATGAGCTCAAGGAGCAG GTGGATGCTGCTCTGGGTGCTGAGGAGATGGTAGAGATGCTGACAGACCGCAACCTGAATCTGGAAGAGAAAGTGCGGGAATTGAGAGAGACCGTGGGGGACTTG GAAGCGATGAATGAGATGAATGATGAGCTGCAGGAGAATGCACGGGAGACAGAACTGGAGCTGCGGGAGCAGCTGGATATGGCGGGTGCGCGGGTACGAGAAGCTCAGAAGCGGGTGGAGGCGGCCCAGGAGACGGTTGCGGACTATCAGCAAACCATCAAGAAGTATCGCCAGCTGACCGCCCACCTGCAG GATGTGAATCGGGAACTAACAAACCAGCAGGAAGCATCTGTGGAGAGGCAGCAGCAGCCCCCTCCGGAGACTTTTGACTTCAAAATCAAGTTTGCTGAGACTAAGGCCCATGCCAAG GCCATTGAGATGGAATTGAGGCAGATGGAGGTGGCGCAGGCCAACCGGCACATGTCCCTGCTGACAGCCTTCATGCCCGACAGCTTCCTTCGCCCAGGTGGGGACCACGACTGTGTCCTGGTGCTCCTGCTCATGCCTCGTCTCATTTGCAAG GCAGAGCTCATCCGGAAGCAGGCCCAGGAGAAGTTTGATCTAAGTGAGAACTGTTCAGAGCGGCCTGGACTTCGAGGAGCTGCAGGGGAGCAGCTCAGCTTTGCTGCCGGGCTGGTGTACTCACTGAGTTTGCTGCAGGCCACACTCCACCGTTATGAGCA TGCCCTCTCTCAGTGCAGCGTGGATGTGTATAAGAAGGTGGGCAGCCTCTACCCAGAGATGAGTGCCCATGAGCGCTCCCTGGACTTCCTCATTGAGCTGCTGCACAAGGATCAGCTGGATGAGACTGTCAATGTAGAGCCTCTCACCAAGGCCATCAAGTACTACCAG CATCTGTATAGCATCCACCTCGCTGAACAACCTGAGGACAGTACCATGCAGCTGGCTGACCACATTAAG TTCACGCAGAGTGCCCTGGACTGCATGAGTGTGGAGGTGGGACGGCTGCGGGCCTTCCTCCAG GGTGGGCAGGAGGCCTCAGATATTGCCCTCCTGCTCCGGGACCTGGAAACATCGTGCAGTGATATCCGGCAGTTCTGCAAAAAGATCCGAAGGCGAATGCCAGGGACGGACGCTcctgggatcccagctgcactGGCCTTTGGAGCACAG GTGTCCGACACACTCCTCGACTGCAGGAAACACTTGACGTGGGTGGTGGCTGTGCTGCAAGAggtggcagctgctgctgcccagcTCATTGCCCCGCTGGCTGAAAATGAGGGACTGCCTGTGGCTGCCCTGGAGGAGCTGGCTTTCAAAGCAAGCGAGCAG ATTTACGGGACCCCCTCCAGCAGCCCCTATGAGTGTCTGCGCCAGTCATGCAACATCCTCATCAGTACTATGAACAAGCTGGCCACGGCCATGCAGGAGGGAGAGTATGATGCAGAGCGGCCCCCTAGCAAG CCGCCCCCAGTTGAGCTGCGGGCTGCAGCCCTTCGTGCAGAGATCACGGATGCCGAAGGCCTGGGTTTGAAGCTTGAAGATCGAGAAACAGTTATTAAGGAGTTGAAGAAGTCACTCAAGATCAAG GGGGAGGAGCTCAGTGAGGCCAATGTGCGGCTGAGCCTCCTGGAGAAGAAGCTGGACAGTGCTGCCAAGGATGCAGATGAGCGCATCGAGAAAGTCCAGACTCGGCTGGAGGAGACCCAGGCGCTGCTGCGGAAGAAGGAGAA AGAGTTTGAGGAGACGATGGATGCACTTCAGGCTGACATTGACCAGCTGGAGGCAGAGAAGGCAGAGTTAAAGCAACGGCTGAACAGCCAGTCCAAGCGCACAATCGAGGGGATCCGGGGGCCCCCTCCCTCGGGTATTGCTACCCTGGTCTCTGGCATCGCTGGTG AAGAACAGCAGCGAG GAGGTGCCCCTGGGCAGGCTCCAGGGAttgtgccaggcccagggctggtGAAGGACTCACCACTGCTGCTTCAGCAGATCTCTGCCATGAGGCTGCACATCTCCCAGCTCCAGCATGAGAACAGCGTCCTCAAG GGAGCCCAGATGAAAGCATCCTTGgcagccctgccccctctgcACGTGGCAAagctctccctcccaccccatgaGGGCCCTGGCAGTGAGCTAGCTGCTGGAGCGCTGTATCGTAAGACCAACCAGCTGCTGGAGACGTTGAATCAGCTGAGCACGCACACCCATGTAGTGGACATCACCCGCTCCAGCCCTG CTGCCAAGAGCCCATCGGCCCAGCTCCTGGAGCAAGTGACTCAACTCAAGTCCCTAAGCGACACCATTGAGAAGCTCAAG GACGAAGTCCTTAAGGAGACCGTATCTCAGCGCCCTGGAGCCACGGTCCCCACCGACTTTGCCACCTTCCCTTCATCAGCCTTCCTCAGG
- the DCTN1 gene encoding dynactin subunit 1 isoform X4, with the protein MSAEASARPLRVGSRVEVIGKGHRGTVAYVGATLFATGKWVGVILDEAKGKNDGTVQGRKYFTCDEGHGIFVRQSQIQVFEDGADTTSPETPDSSASKVLRREGTDSNAKTSKLPTRPASTGVAGASSSLGPSGSASAGELSSSEPSTPAQTPLAAPIIPTPALTSPGAAPPLPSPSKEEEGLRAQVRDLEEKLETLRLKRAEDKAKLKELEKHKIQLEQVQEWKSKMQEQQADLQRRLKEARKEAKEALEAKERYMEEMADTADAIEMATLDKEMAEERAESLQQEVEALKERVDELTTDLEILKAEIEEKGSDGAASSYQLKQLEEQNARLKDALVRMRDLSSSEKQEHVKLQKLMEKKNQELEVVRQQRERLQEELSQAESTIDELKEQVDAALGAEEMVEMLTDRNLNLEEKVRELRETVGDLEAMNEMNDELQENARETELELREQLDMAGARVREAQKRVEAAQETVADYQQTIKKYRQLTAHLQDVNRELTNQQEASVERQQQPPPETFDFKIKFAETKAHAKAIEMELRQMEVAQANRHMSLLTAFMPDSFLRPGGDHDCVLVLLLMPRLICKAELIRKQAQEKFDLSENCSERPGLRGAAGEQLSFAAGLVYSLSLLQATLHRYEHALSQCSVDVYKKVGSLYPEMSAHERSLDFLIELLHKDQLDETVNVEPLTKAIKYYQHLYSIHLAEQPEDSTMQLADHIKFTQSALDCMSVEVGRLRAFLQGGQEASDIALLLRDLETSCSDIRQFCKKIRRRMPGTDAPGIPAALAFGAQVSDTLLDCRKHLTWVVAVLQEVAAAAAQLIAPLAENEGLPVAALEELAFKASEQIYGTPSSSPYECLRQSCNILISTMNKLATAMQEGEYDAERPPSKPPPVELRAAALRAEITDAEGLGLKLEDRETVIKELKKSLKIKGEELSEANVRLSLLEKKLDSAAKDADERIEKVQTRLEETQALLRKKEKEFEETMDALQADIDQLEAEKAELKQRLNSQSKRTIEGIRGPPPSGIATLVSGIAGGGAPGQAPGIVPGPGLVKDSPLLLQQISAMRLHISQLQHENSVLKGAQMKASLAALPPLHVAKLSLPPHEGPGSELAAGALYRKTNQLLETLNQLSTHTHVVDITRSSPAAKSPSAQLLEQVTQLKSLSDTIEKLKDEVLKETVSQRPGATVPTDFATFPSSAFLRAKEEQQDDTVYMGKVTFSCAAGLGQRHRLVLTQEQLHQLHGRLIS; encoded by the exons ATGAGTGCAGAGGCAAGTGCCCGGCCTCTGCGAGTGGGCTCCCGTGTGGAGGTGATTGGAAAAGGCCACCGTGGCACTGTGGCCTATGTTGGGGCCACCCTCTTTGCCACTGGCAAATGGGTAGGCGTGATTCTGGATGAAGCAAAGGGCAAGAATGATGGAACCGTCCAAGGCAGGAAATATTTTACTTGCGATGAAGGGCATGGCATCTTTGTTCGCCAGTCCCAG ATCCAGGTATTTGAAGATGGAGCAGATACTACTTCCCCAGAGACACCTGATTCTTCTGCCTCCAAGGTCCTCAGAAGAG AGGGAACTGATTCAAATGCAAAGACCAGCAAACTG CCCACCCGCCCAGCCAGTACTGGTGTGGCTGGGGCCAGTAGCTCCCTGGGCCCCTCTGGCTCAGCATCAGCAGGTGAGCTGAGCAGCAGTGAGCCCAGCACTCCAGCTCAGACTCCTCTGGCAGCACCCATCATTCCCACGCCAGCCCTCACCTCTCCTGGAGCAgctcccccacttccttccccctctAAG gaggaggaggggctgagggccCAGGTGCGGGACCTGGAGGAGAAACTGGAGACCCTGCGACTGAAACGTGCAGAAGACAAGGCAAAGCTAAAAGAGCTGGAAAAACACAAGATCCAGCTGGAGCAGGTGcaggaatggaaaagcaaaatgcAAGAGCAGCAGGCAGACCTGCAGCGGCGCCTCAAGGAGGCGCGCAAG GAAGCCAAGGAGGCACTGGAGGCCAAGGAACGCTACATGGAGGAGATGGCTGACACTGCCGATGCCATTGAGATGGCCACTCTGGACAAGGAGATGGCTGAGGAGCGGGCTGAGTCCCTGCAGCAGGAGGTGGAGGCGCTGAAGGAGCGTGTGGACGAGCTCACCACTGACTTGGAGATCCTCAAGGCTGAGATTGAAGAGAAGG GCTCAGATGGCGCTGCGTCCAGTTATCAGCTCAAGCAGCTGGAGGAGCAGAACGCCCGCCTAAAGGATGCCCTGGTGAG GATGCGGGATCTTTCGTCCTCAGAGAAGCAGGAGCATGTGAAACTCCAGAAGCTCATGGAAAAGAAGAACCAAGAGCTGGAAGTTGTGAGGCAACAGCGGGAGCGTCTGCAGGAGGAGCTGAGCCAGGCAGAGAGCACCATTGATGAGCTCAAGGAGCAG GTGGATGCTGCTCTGGGTGCTGAGGAGATGGTAGAGATGCTGACAGACCGCAACCTGAATCTGGAAGAGAAAGTGCGGGAATTGAGAGAGACCGTGGGGGACTTG GAAGCGATGAATGAGATGAATGATGAGCTGCAGGAGAATGCACGGGAGACAGAACTGGAGCTGCGGGAGCAGCTGGATATGGCGGGTGCGCGGGTACGAGAAGCTCAGAAGCGGGTGGAGGCGGCCCAGGAGACGGTTGCGGACTATCAGCAAACCATCAAGAAGTATCGCCAGCTGACCGCCCACCTGCAG GATGTGAATCGGGAACTAACAAACCAGCAGGAAGCATCTGTGGAGAGGCAGCAGCAGCCCCCTCCGGAGACTTTTGACTTCAAAATCAAGTTTGCTGAGACTAAGGCCCATGCCAAG GCCATTGAGATGGAATTGAGGCAGATGGAGGTGGCGCAGGCCAACCGGCACATGTCCCTGCTGACAGCCTTCATGCCCGACAGCTTCCTTCGCCCAGGTGGGGACCACGACTGTGTCCTGGTGCTCCTGCTCATGCCTCGTCTCATTTGCAAG GCAGAGCTCATCCGGAAGCAGGCCCAGGAGAAGTTTGATCTAAGTGAGAACTGTTCAGAGCGGCCTGGACTTCGAGGAGCTGCAGGGGAGCAGCTCAGCTTTGCTGCCGGGCTGGTGTACTCACTGAGTTTGCTGCAGGCCACACTCCACCGTTATGAGCA TGCCCTCTCTCAGTGCAGCGTGGATGTGTATAAGAAGGTGGGCAGCCTCTACCCAGAGATGAGTGCCCATGAGCGCTCCCTGGACTTCCTCATTGAGCTGCTGCACAAGGATCAGCTGGATGAGACTGTCAATGTAGAGCCTCTCACCAAGGCCATCAAGTACTACCAG CATCTGTATAGCATCCACCTCGCTGAACAACCTGAGGACAGTACCATGCAGCTGGCTGACCACATTAAG TTCACGCAGAGTGCCCTGGACTGCATGAGTGTGGAGGTGGGACGGCTGCGGGCCTTCCTCCAG GGTGGGCAGGAGGCCTCAGATATTGCCCTCCTGCTCCGGGACCTGGAAACATCGTGCAGTGATATCCGGCAGTTCTGCAAAAAGATCCGAAGGCGAATGCCAGGGACGGACGCTcctgggatcccagctgcactGGCCTTTGGAGCACAG GTGTCCGACACACTCCTCGACTGCAGGAAACACTTGACGTGGGTGGTGGCTGTGCTGCAAGAggtggcagctgctgctgcccagcTCATTGCCCCGCTGGCTGAAAATGAGGGACTGCCTGTGGCTGCCCTGGAGGAGCTGGCTTTCAAAGCAAGCGAGCAG ATTTACGGGACCCCCTCCAGCAGCCCCTATGAGTGTCTGCGCCAGTCATGCAACATCCTCATCAGTACTATGAACAAGCTGGCCACGGCCATGCAGGAGGGAGAGTATGATGCAGAGCGGCCCCCTAGCAAG CCGCCCCCAGTTGAGCTGCGGGCTGCAGCCCTTCGTGCAGAGATCACGGATGCCGAAGGCCTGGGTTTGAAGCTTGAAGATCGAGAAACAGTTATTAAGGAGTTGAAGAAGTCACTCAAGATCAAG GGGGAGGAGCTCAGTGAGGCCAATGTGCGGCTGAGCCTCCTGGAGAAGAAGCTGGACAGTGCTGCCAAGGATGCAGATGAGCGCATCGAGAAAGTCCAGACTCGGCTGGAGGAGACCCAGGCGCTGCTGCGGAAGAAGGAGAA AGAGTTTGAGGAGACGATGGATGCACTTCAGGCTGACATTGACCAGCTGGAGGCAGAGAAGGCAGAGTTAAAGCAACGGCTGAACAGCCAGTCCAAGCGCACAATCGAGGGGATCCGGGGGCCCCCTCCCTCGGGTATTGCTACCCTGGTCTCTGGCATCGCTGGTG GAGGTGCCCCTGGGCAGGCTCCAGGGAttgtgccaggcccagggctggtGAAGGACTCACCACTGCTGCTTCAGCAGATCTCTGCCATGAGGCTGCACATCTCCCAGCTCCAGCATGAGAACAGCGTCCTCAAG GGAGCCCAGATGAAAGCATCCTTGgcagccctgccccctctgcACGTGGCAAagctctccctcccaccccatgaGGGCCCTGGCAGTGAGCTAGCTGCTGGAGCGCTGTATCGTAAGACCAACCAGCTGCTGGAGACGTTGAATCAGCTGAGCACGCACACCCATGTAGTGGACATCACCCGCTCCAGCCCTG CTGCCAAGAGCCCATCGGCCCAGCTCCTGGAGCAAGTGACTCAACTCAAGTCCCTAAGCGACACCATTGAGAAGCTCAAG GACGAAGTCCTTAAGGAGACCGTATCTCAGCGCCCTGGAGCCACGGTCCCCACCGACTTTGCCACCTTCCCTTCATCAGCCTTCCTCAGG